Below is a window of Geomonas oryzisoli DNA.
GGATCTCCAGAAACTCGCCGCGCTGCGCTGCGGGCGGAGCCTCCTCCATTAGGATCTCCGCCGTGCCGCGGATCGAGGCGAGCGGGTTCCTAATCTCGTGGGCAAGGATGGCGGAGAGCTCCCCCAGGGCCGACAGACGCTCGGCGCGCCTTAGCTGTTCTTCTATCCTGATGATCAGTTCCGACTGGGTCTTGAGCTGCCGGTAGGAATCCTCGAGTCCCTGCGCGGTCCGTTCCAGCTCCTCGCGCCGGCAACGCTCCTGCTGTGACAGGAAACCGGTGATCCCCCCCACGACGTTGTAGAGGATCACCTCCAGGTACTTCTCCATCTCCATGGCGATGTGCCCGCCCCACTGGAACAGGATGTGCGGGGCGTAGGCCAGGGTGACCAGGATGGCGCAGCCGATGCCGCCGCGGAACCCGAACCAGTAGGCGGCAAGTATGATGGGGATGTAATACAGGCGCTGGAAGATGTCGTGCAACATCCCGAGCCTGAGCGGCGTCAGGTAGTGCAGCAGGCTGATCGCCACGACGCAGGCGAAGAGTGCGCCCCCTTTGATAAGGCCCGCAGGCCTGCTGCCCGCTGTCACCTTACTCCTCCCACCCGATGCACGACACCGGGCAGAGCTCTACGGCCTGCGTCTGGATCACGTGCTCCGCGGCGCCGGCAGGGTCGTAACACTCCGACTTGCCGTGCGCGTCGAAGCGGAACACCTGCGGGCAGTTGGCGATGCAGATGCCGCAGCTGATGCATTGTTCCTTGTCCACCCATGGTCTTCTTGCCACCGACTCCCCCTTCTTCTTCGCGAGGTCGGCCCGGCGGGATGCCGGACCACTGGCCACTATAGCGCAGATGCCGGCCAACTTCCCAATGAAAAATGGCAGATGGCAACCTTGACAATCGCACCGGCCACCGGAAAATCGTTAGATTATTTTAAAGTTCAAGACAAGGGGGCGACATGCGCGCATGGCCGGACATGAGCGGCAAGATCTGCCTGGTGACCGGAGCCAGTTCCGGAATCGGTAGAGCCACGGCGCTCGCCCTGGCCCGGGAGGGGGCGACGCTGATCGGGGTGGGTCGCGACCCGGTGCGCTG
It encodes the following:
- a CDS encoding two-component system sensor histidine kinase NtrB, coding for MTAGSRPAGLIKGGALFACVVAISLLHYLTPLRLGMLHDIFQRLYYIPIILAAYWFGFRGGIGCAILVTLAYAPHILFQWGGHIAMEMEKYLEVILYNVVGGITGFLSQQERCRREELERTAQGLEDSYRQLKTQSELIIRIEEQLRRAERLSALGELSAILAHEIRNPLASIRGTAEILMEEAPPAAQRGEFLEILVKESDRLNRVVEDFLRMARPEPADKRECDVNEELRNMVTLLTAQARGCGVSLDLRCGTLPRLVADPEKLRQAFLNIMLNGIQASPEGGTVRVTTSFDQEGDRVEIRFTDQGPGIAPEAISQIFEPFFTTKGSGTGLGLPITKKIVEGHGGSVEVTSEPGRGATFKVLLPAVG
- a CDS encoding ferredoxin, giving the protein MARRPWVDKEQCISCGICIANCPQVFRFDAHGKSECYDPAGAAEHVIQTQAVELCPVSCIGWEE